The following nucleotide sequence is from Deltaproteobacteria bacterium.
AGTTTATCCATCTCAATCCTGATTGCGCCCTTTATCTTATGCGGACTTTGTGTATAGACGGTAGGGTTTCTCACATCAATAATTATACAGTCTTCCTTTCTGTCAATCTTCTGTTTGAGTTCTTCTTTTGTTATTCTTTTGACTTCCATAGATTATCACCCCCGTCATTATTTTTTTAATGATTCAAGCCTCTTTTCGCAGACATTCCAGTCTATGTTCTTCATAAATGCCTCAATATACAGCGGCCTTTTTACACCGTAGTCTATTACATAAGCATGCTCATACACATCCATCACAAGAATTGGTTTAACACAGCATGGGACTAATCCGTTATGTGCATCAAGGCAGTAGTTATGAATCTTCCCATCGTACTCACAATAACCCAGTAGCACCCATCCTCTTGCAGCCATGCCGCATGCCTTGAAGTCTTCCTGCCACTTTTCAAATAAGCCGAATTCCTGAGATATAAGGTCAGATAGTTCACCTGTGGGTTTGGTCCCTTTACCGCCGAGGTTTTCAAAATATAATTCATGGAGAACCACACCGTTCAGTGCAAAAGACTCATCTGCCTTTAATGCCCTAAAATCACTGAATATCTGATTTGCCTTGCTCTTATCCACAGTCTTAAGCCTTTGCTCAATCTCATTCAGTTTATTTACATACCCAACATAAAGTATATCTCTGTGCTGAGAAATTTGATTATCTGATATACTGTCAAGGTTTTTTAAATCAAATTTTTTTGGTTGGTGTGCCATTTCAATCCTCCTTTTCAGAACGAATGATTATGAATATAATTATCCCAAATAATGAGTGAACAATAAAATATGTTCATGTGTTCCTGAAGCGACTGTTAAATTTCCCATTTTCCACGGGAGCGAAAAGTGAAGAGCGTAAAGTGAAAAACTAATGTGTCCTTGTTTTTCGTTTTTCATTTAAATAAGAAATATATGGTCATATTTTCGTGTATAATTTAAATTTAATTATAGCACATAGTTTTGAACATGGCAAAAAGGTATTAGCAAAGGGGTAAAATGTCAGTAAAATGTTAACTAAAAAGAACGGTCAAAGCCCTTACTTTGTTGGATATAAGAAACATAGATTACGCCTATGGCTAAAGATAAAAGGTAAAAACCTTATGATACCTCTTAAATGAATTGTCCCTTCATATAGATATAGTTGCCTGTCTGCCGACAGGCAGGAATGACTTTAGACTTTTAAAAAAATGGAATTTTTAGTTTTTTTCGGAACAGTATCTAATATGAAAAATAGATTGGGAGATGGACATGTTTTACAGACTGAAAAAATTTTATGGAAGGCAGTTAAAGAAAATATTGAGTTTTTAAAAAGAGAGGTTTTGCCGCTGGTGAGTTCAAAATGATTACATCATTGGACACTTGTTGCACAATGGTTTTTTATTTTTACAGAAGTCTTTCCCAAGTCTTACAATCAGGGCGTGGTATTCATTAAACAACTTTACCTCATGCGGAAGGTTCCCCATAAAGACTTTTTGAATTTCCTCATAGTCTGCCTCCTTGTCAATAATCATGTGCCTT
It contains:
- a CDS encoding superoxide dismutase — protein: MAHQPKKFDLKNLDSISDNQISQHRDILYVGYVNKLNEIEQRLKTVDKSKANQIFSDFRALKADESFALNGVVLHELYFENLGGKGTKPTGELSDLISQEFGLFEKWQEDFKACGMAARGWVLLGYCEYDGKIHNYCLDAHNGLVPCCVKPILVMDVYEHAYVIDYGVKRPLYIEAFMKNIDWNVCEKRLESLKK